The nucleotide window AAGCTTCGCTGCGATGCGAGTTATGCACTCTTATTCTGAAACAACCTAATCATACAACACCAGTAGCATAGAGATAGTTCTAGTGTTCTACTACTTCCTCAAGTTACAAaacttggaaaatgaaaaagatacaGATTATCACATATATAAAACTTACATATTGATAAATTTTGATGCATATAACTGATATAAGTACTTGTGGATGAATAAAGATTGCATTTGTAGTTGTCCTGCAGAAGCCTCTAAAGAGCCTCATGCCACTTACCTATGACTCTGCAGACAATCAATCTCATCAACCTGTTAGGAAAAGTAAGCTCGGAGTTGGTGGATGCATGAGTTTGTTAAAACAGTTAGGATTTCCCTTCTTTTGTGCTTAGTCAATAACTCCTAGTTGTTAGGAGCATGTTGTTTGTTTCAGATAGGGTATTGACCCTTTCTTTAGTTGTTTTCACCACGTAATTAGGGTTGTTAAACGTGGTTGCACCTTTGAATTCTGTTTCTTGTAAAGGCTGTATTTAACCCAAGTTATTTCCCTTTCAATAATGAAGTATCATTCACCAAAACTTGAGAGCTATTTGTTTTATGGTTTGATATTccaacaagtggtatcagagccccatCACATGGGCCTGATTGTGAGTGTGTGAGAGAAACAgtgagtgtgtgtgtgaaaAGAAAGTTCAGATTTCTGTCACAATAGAGGAATGGCGGAAAGCAGCAAGGATAGGTTTGTGCAGGCTGCTATCCCCAAGTATGATGGCTACTATGATCATTGGGCGAAATTGATGGAGAACTTTCTTCGCTCCAAAGAATATTGGAGTCTCATAAAGAATGGGATCTCGGTGGTGGCAAATGGAGGAGAACCTATAGAGGCGCAACTTAAATTGATCGAGGAGCAGAAGTTGAAAGATCTAAAGGTCAAGAACTATCTGTATCAAGCAATAGATCGTGAAATCCTGGAAACAATTCTAAATACAGATACATCTAAACAGATTTGGGATTCAATGAGGCAAAAATTTCAGGGTTCAACCAGGGTTAAGAGAGCACAGTTGCAAGCTTTGCGCAAAGATTTCAAGGTTCTCCGCATGAAGGAAGGAGAAACTGTCAATGCTTATTTTGCTCGTACTCTAATCATAGCCAACAAAATGAAGGCTTGTGGTGAGAGTATGCGTGAAAACATCATTACTGAGAAAATTTTGAGATCAATGGTCTCAAAATTTGACTATGTGGTGTGCTCTATCGAGGAATCCAACAACCTTGAGACCATGACCCTTGATGAGTTGCAGAGCAGCCTTCTTGTTCATGAACAGAGGATGAGGAGTCATGGAGAAGAAGAACAGGTTCTAAAGGTCAGTCACGAAAACAGAGCAGGAAGAGGTAGAGGTGCTTATAGAGGTGCATTCAGAGGAGGACGAGGCAGGGGGAGGCAAGGCTTTAACAAAGCAATAGTTAAGTGCTTTAAGTGCCACAAACTAGGGCATTTTCAATACGAATGCCCTAGTTGGGAGAAGGCTGCGAACTATGCTGAGttagatgaggaagaggagcttTTGTTGATGTCCTATGTCGAGATGAATAATGCCAAGAGGGAAGGAGTTTAGTTCCTTGATTCAGGATGCTCCAACCACATGTCAGGTAATAAGCAATGGTTTATAGATTTTGATGATCAATTCAGGCACTCGGTAAAGCTGGGGAACAATACACGAATGTCGGTAATGGGAAGAGGAAATATCAGGCTTGAGGTTGAAGGAAGAACTCAGGTAGTGAGTGATGTGTTTTATATACTTGAACTCAAAAGTAACTTGTTGAGCATAGGTCAGCTTCAAGAGAAGGAGCTtgcaatcttaattcaaaaTGGAACATGTAGAATCTTTCATCCTAGAAGAGGGCTCATAATGCAGACTCTAATGATAGCCAATAGGATGTTCATCTTACTTGCTACGGTCGTATCACAACCATCAACATGTTTCCAAGCAACTTCTGAAGATGTTGCTGACTTGTGGCACCTAAGATTCGGTCACTTGAACAACAAAAGCCTCAGAACCTTGCAGTACAAGAAACTTGTCAAGGGATTGCCTCAATTCGAGTCTGCAAGCAAAGTGTGCACAGTTTGTAACATGGGAAAACAGCACTGTGAAGTCATACCTAAGAAAGGCCAGTGGAGGGCGACGGAGAGGCTTCAATTGATCCATTGAGTTTCATTGACAATTTTAGTAGGAAAACGTGGATTTATTTCCTAGCTGAAAAGAGTGAAACTTTTGTGATGTTCAAAAACTTTAAGAGTTTTGTTGAAAAGGAAATAGGGAATGGTATATGTTGTTTAAGAACTGACAGAGGAGGCGAATTTACTTTGCAAGAGTTCAATAGTTTTTGCAATACTCATGGCATAAAGAGACAGCTTACAGCCGCCTACACCCTTCAACAGAACAGGGTCGCTGAGCGTAAGAATCGGACCATCATGAATATGGTTCGATGCTTACTCACAGAGAAACAAATGCCAAAGATTTTCTGGCTGGAAGCAGCTCGCTGGACTGTGCATGTACTAAACAGAAGTCCTACTGTGGCGGTGAAAGACAAGACTCCTGAAGAGAGTTGGAGCGGGGTTAAACCTAGTGTGGAGCACTTCAGATTTTTTGGGTGTATAGGCCACGTACATGTTCCAGATAGCAAGCCAACTCATTATCCTCATTCTTGACTACGGTGATGCCGGATCTCTTTGGTACCACTTGAACAGGGCTCACCCACTTGCTATCAGAGATTGGATAGATTATCCCCACATCTAGGAGCTTAAGAACTTCCTTCTTCAcgacttccatcattggaggatTCAATCATCTTTGAGCTTCCCTTGAAGGTTTTGAATCCTCCTCAAGATGAATGTGATGCATGCACATGGATAGACTAATCCCCTTAATGTCTGCAATGCTCCAAGCTATGGCTTTCATGTTCTCTCTAAGAACTCAGACAAGCTTTGCCTCCTCATGTGCCGAAAGGTTAGAAGCAATAATAACTGGCAATGTCTCATTATCTCCCAAATAAGCATACTTGAGATGATCCGGCAATGGTTTAAGCTCTAATTTGGGTGCCTGAATCACAGAAGGTACAAGTTTTGCATCTGAAACTGGAAGGGAAATAAAGTTAGGAGGCTTACCTTGTACTTGAGGGCGTGCCTCAAGTGCATCGACTGTTTCCATGAACTCATGGTTCCAAACTACATCATTGGAGACCCTTGGATTGGTGTCTTTCCCCTGCATTTGTCCAGTTGAAGTATCACCTTCGACTAGTTGAAAATCGTTTTGCTCCAATCCCAATTCTAATGTGCTCTTGAGTTTATCCTCCCCCACACTTGCATTAAAGGTATCCTGCACAAGATAATCAAAGGCATCTATGGAAAAACAAGTATGAACATCATTCGGATACCTCATGGCCTCAAAGATGTTGAAGCATATAATGTCGCCATCAAATTCCATCGTTAAGGTCCCCTCATAGACATCAATCTTTGTTCGTGCAGTTCTCATGAATGGGCGACCAAGAATGAGAGGAAGGTTGTATGGCATAGGCTCAGGCTCCATCTCCAAGACAAAGAAATCCGCTGGAAAGATCAACTCTGCCACTTGCACCAAGACATCTTCAACTATGCCCTTAGGATAGGCTATAGAACGATCCGCTAGTTGAATGGTGACTTGAGTATCCTTTTGATCACCTAACTTAAGAGTTTCATACACAGTATAAGGCATTAGATTAATAGAAGCTCCTAAATCAAGTAAAGCTTTTTCAAACCTTCGTTCCCCAATTGTGCAAGGGATGGTGAATCTTCCTGGATCCTTTAGCTTAGGAGGCAATTTTCTCAAAAGTACTGCGAAGACTTCCTCATTAAGAGCCACGGTTTCCTTATCTTTATACCTCCTCTTGTTGGTACACAACTCCTTGAGAAACTTAGCGTATTTGGGCACTTGTTTGATGGCATCCAAAAGAGGAATGTTCACTTGGACTTTCCGAAAGGTTTCCAAGATGTCTTTCTCATGTTGCTCCTTCTTTGAGTTCATGAACCTACGAGGAAAAGGGATACAAGAAGACATAGGGATAGAAGCATCATTGTTAGCCTTAAAAGAATTCAAAAGAGGGTTAGGAGTGCCCCGATTTTCGACTGGCTGACGAATTTCCTTCGAATGGTCAAAATTTGACTTTTCTGTGACGATTGGTCGGCGGGTTTCGCCAACTGGTCGGTGAGCTTCTGACCCCGGAACACATAACCCATCGACCGGTCGGCGGGTTTTGCCGACTGGTCGGTGGATTGCCAAATTTCGATTTTTGATATTTTCAGCTTCGTTTTTggattctttttcttcctccaaAGCTTCTTGAGACTTCTCTTTGGCCCTTATTGGTTCCTCCAATTGCTTTCCACTTCTCAAAGTCATGGCATGGAGCTCTACAACACTCTCACCCTTAGGATTAGGCACAGTTGTGCTTGGAAGAGTGCCGGGAGGCCTATTTTGCATATTACTTGCAAGTTGCCCAACTTGTCTCTCTAAGTTCTTGATTGCTTGCCCTTGCTCCTTAAATTAAGCCTTGGTTTCTTGCATAAATGTAGAGGTATGAAGTGCCATCTCCTTGAGCATATCCTCCAATGATTTGCTCGAAGCTTGTTGAGGTGGAGCTTGTTGTCTAGGGGCTTGGAAACCAGGTGGCGTGTTATAGACACCTTGAGTAGGCCCGAACCACATTATCATTGTTGTTCCAACGGAAGTTAGGGTGATCCTTTGTAACAGCCTGACCCTTGACTTGGAAAGATCTAACCATTAGATTTTTAAGAAATTTGACCACGGTTTACCTTTGATCAGAGGGGTTTAACAGGGCCGCTGCTCTTGCATATCGCCTTCTAGTTGAAAAGGAGGGAGTGTGTACCTCAATGTTTCCTCATGAACCCATGGCTTAGTTGTTGAGTTCTTCACGAGAATCACACATGATGACGCCAGTCTTGGCATGATTGGTGATATAAAGAAAGCAGAAAGCCTCTTATGAATTACAAGAGAAGAGACAGATGAAGGCGGTCAGTGATCgagttctttttctctctctctctctcgtttatttttctttcctctcctttttttttccgttCTCCCCTCCCTCCATTCCTTACAAAAATAGAAGAGATAAAAAGGGGAATGAGTCGGTTGCGAAAGAGAcaaagaaattgagaaaatggTGGGCTTTTCTCCCAAATTCTATACCCTTCTCCACTCTTCTCTTGAACATCCTCTTTCTCTAatcttctttgtttattttatttcatttgtCATCTTCATTTGATATGTGTCAATAGGAAGAATAATATGCTTAAGGGCCTAACCATATAGCATAGATGAAAATAGAATTCAATTAGATttctttgaatatatatatagtagtcaatttctttatttactaaaagtaaTGAATTTAAACACGTaattcttttattcatttttaaatacCGGGTGTTACAAACTCCCCCCGtttaaaaatttcgtcctcgaaatttgaGGCACGCAAGTAAATATATTCATGAGTAAAAATATTTGCGTTTATTTGGTATACATGATTTGTTTTGACATATTATACACTTTTGTGTCCCTATATTCTTTTGTCAAACTCTGGTTGCGCATGCTGGTGACAATCACTTTGGTATCACATTAGAGGGGATGAACTCTGTTAGTACGACTCATGCAGGGTAGAGAAGTCCTCTCCTACCACCATTCTTATTTATTGAATTCATGAccaaataatatgtttatttatCTCAAGGCAATCAAACTTGCCGACTCAGCATAGTAATACGAACTTCCTTATGGACTTTGGTAACAAAGTTTTACAAAGGGAGGTTGTTGCGAATCCTATAATCCCCCCTCACATCTCTTACCTGATTAGAATTACCGCTTTTTGTCATTTAAATATAGTATCCTCACATTAGTTAAGGTTCATGACAGGAGTTTTTTTTCTGCACCTATATGCTCATATAGGTAACGGTTCCCGTGATTGCACATAACCCACAAAAGCCATCAAAGTAATACGTGATTGTTGATTGTCCATGAAAGCAAAATCAATTATTTATGCATTGTAGAAGATCCATATTGTAGATGTACCAAAGCATGAAATCGACAATCAAATGTACTTGTATTCAAGCATATGGAGCACTTGAATAAACGTGAAATGCTGCCAAACCATTATTAGCATGAATTGATAGAGTAACCTGAATACTTTTACCCAGCTTGTATTCAAGCATTATAGAATTATGAATGGTGGTTTTAGTTGGATTCCCAACCTTAATATTTCACGTCTCCTCAAAACTACTCAATGACTTGAATAAGCTCAAATTTATACCACAAATTTTGCAATTTAGATTAGACCGTGTCTAGTCTTGACATCCATAGTTTCACAAAGATCTGGCCATATTTGGCCTTGCTATTCAAACTGACTATTGTGATCTATAGGGTCACAAATATTCAGTTTCATCATCAGTTTTTATCTTTTTCACTTACAGTGTatcatttctttgttttcctcttttttcCCCTGTTAGGCCCTATACCTCTCGAATTAAGGCCATCGAGAACACCCCGAACAAGTGGACCACCTCAGATTAAGGCCACCGAGGACACCCTGTACTAAGCGGATTCCTGATTGGGTTTTGGGTCTTTCACCCTAGGGAGGCACAATCCCTACTTAATTATCCGCTCGAATCCATGAGCCCCAATCGGGTTTAGGGTCTTTCACCCAAGGGAGACACAATCCCTACTTAATTTTTCCAGGGCCTACCGGATTTAAGTTCATTGAACAATTAATCTTGCTGCCTTTCATTCATATCACATTCTGTcatctttaatttcctttcaataaAGTCACCATGACTTGAAAAGTTCAAACATAGATAGACCATGTTAGTTAATTGTGTAAGTGAAAAGAAGTTGGCTAATTCATAAAGCCTGATCATGTATGCCAACACAGAAGTCCCAACAAGGTATATGGATAGAATTCAAGAAtctaaatgaaaaggaaaacatACCTACAACTGTAAATGTGGTGTAAATCTAAGGGAAGGAATTTACCTGGACATACATACCTGCTTCCAGAAATTATTGCGCCCCTCTCAGGCTTCCACCGACCCAGTTacatataatttacatatacaaacTCTTAAAGAGATAATACATTGGCATGACTACATCTATATCATAGACAGCATTGTAAACTTTCAAAAACTAACAAATAAAGATCGTCCTATATACTATAGTAAGGGGATCAAGCACCTTTCAAGAACAGTCAATTCCAATTAATTGATAAACTTTCCTAGATGAGCTACAAAGTTCTAGTAACTTCAATGTATCCTTGGCATCACCTGTTGCATACCATTAGTTCCATGTAGTTGTACAAAATGTAAATGCACCGAGACCTTAAATACTTCATCATGAAATTGGTAAACAAATAATAAGGAATATCCAAGGCTTGTAAGTTCATATATGAAAACTAAATAACGAACTGGTGTCTCCAAGCTGGAAAACGAAGAGGACCTTCAATCATCTCCAGGAATAGTAATTGAACTAATACCTTCCAAGAAGAGAAACTCATACATAatattcaaaattcaaaccaaGACAACCAGAATAAGAATTAGAATAATGCAAAGTAAAGTAGCTAGTCACCTAAAAACAACCGGGGAGCAAGTATTCACTAGTTAATGAGCAGCAGTGATCCAATACTCAACATCATTGCCAAAACGTGCTGTTTTCATTTCTGACCATTCCATTTCTTGAGCTCTTAttttgaattgaaattgaaagtataTATCATTAGGAAGCATCAGGCATCCCGTGAAATTGACTGGTTTCTTATATATTCAGCTACAACAAGTTACTCATCCCCCATAACTCACTCAATCCCACAGAGCAAAGCATGATCCTCAACACCCAGAGATACAAACAGAGCACCCAAagcacaccaaaaaaaaaataaataaataaataaatcagaaactAAACACAactttaccaaaaccaaaagaaatcatCATCACGTCGCAAACGCCATATGCAATCACAAAACATCAAACAGAATAGAACCCATTTGAAATCTAGACCTTGACCGAAAATAATTCATAGCAATCAGGATCAAGCTCTTAAAATTATAAAAACACAAACCACAATTCCATTTCTCCTCCACAGTTTATACCCTAACAATCATAtccctgctctgataccatttgtaaCAGCCTGACCCTTGACTTGGAAAGTTCTAACCATTAGATTTTTAAGAAATTTGACCACGGTTTACCTTTGATCAGAGGGGTTTAACAGGGCCGCTGCTCTTGCATATCGCCTTCTAGTTGAAAAGGAGGGAGTGTGTACCTCAACGTTTACTCATGAACCCATGGCTTAGCTGTTGAGTTCTTCACGAGAATCACACATGATGATGCCAGTCTTGGCATGATTGGCGATGTAAAGAAAGCAGAAAGCCTCTTATGAATTACAAGAGAAGAGACAGATGAAGGCGGTCAGTGATCgagttctttttctctctctctctcgtttatttttctttcctctcctttttttttccgttCTCCCCTCCCTCCATTCCTTACAAAAATAGAAGAGATAAAAAGGGGAATGAGTCGGTTGCGAAAGAGAcaaagaaattgagaaaatgCTGGGCTTTTCTCCCAAATTCTTACCCTTCTCCACTCTTCTCTTGAACATCCTCTTTCTCTAatcttctttgtttattttatttcatttgtCATCTTCATTTGATATGTGTCAATAGGAAGAATAATATGCTTAAGGGCCTAACCATATAGCATAGATGAAAATAGAATTCAATTAGATTTCTTTAAATATACTAGCCATCTTCATACATGCTCTGTATGtgtaataatttttctttaagaaaaataaaataaaacagttattgcaaagagaaaatagtgggagaaaAAGTAGGGGTTGTAggatcatttctttttaattttctaataaaaatttattttataattgtccaaTTTAcctttgtgatttaatttattcttaaagttttttaatcttttaaggttaaatctgtcaaaattttcagttttgactaacaaagcctcttctcttaataatagtatagatatatatatagtagtcaatttctttatttactaaaagtaaTGAATTTAAACACgtaattcttttatttctttttaaataCCGGGTGTTACACTATAgatatttaaaaatttgatctACAAAGTCCAATTCCATACATGCAATATTTACTGTCTAGATATAAATATGGGGTAATTCCCTTTTGCCCAAAAATCCTATGTATTGTTCCCAAATGCACCAACCTTTTCGTATTTTACTATTTGCTTGGAAAAAGACCAAAAGGGGTTGTTCCTATGTGTTATCCTGAGTTTTAGAGATTTTGTTCAACTTTGAAACTTTTATTTTAAAGCAAGTttgaaaacaagactagccttcaacataccCAAGTTTTTCTCCTAACGGCCTCCTGCCTAACGGATACTTTAACAggtggaatcactgctgcttgtcttaATCTTGGTTTTAAAACTGAGTTTTTCTGGTGAAAAAGACCTTTCAAACTTTAGATGCACATAGGAAGTAGATGGTGATGGACGGAAAACACGATTAAGAGATAATAACAGATATAATGCAAACTAGATAGTGATAGATAAAGTTAATTAGTTCTGCTACATTTGACAAACATGGGTGGGTATTCCCTTTTATTATTCAACAGAAATCCATGCTAGAAATTCAGAGCTTCATTCTAGGATAAACAGCACAAGGCTGTTTAGTTATCCATAGGAATGAAAAACaggtacttacttgtaatgaaagcacactactgcaCACTGAATAGGTAGGAAAAGCACACTGcttactatggctttcttacttcttgagagaagactcttctactcAATTTTCTGATCTAAACTTCGAATCTTAGACTTGATATGGCTATTTTCGAATCTAGACTGATCTAGAtattttcgaatgccttctaagagaagttgaagctccttatatagggagcggaactcaaactagaattcaaaatacaaaaatgtacaggacaactccgtgacttctgcttttcgtagtgctcctgctggtggaggtcggtcagggaaaagcaaaaggaaaaagtgaaatgtttttcacttaaccttttctttttgaaaaggaaaaagcaaaagtagctttagaaaagtctaaagttctacagttgctattttggtgctgattcttcacctgtagcttcacatgttctcgtccgtttcagaatggtggccaaagacaaaggagttgttgtctgtctgggccatgcgagttgttgttgcattatcctcgacgtctgtatcaacatacatcttgtagtggttgtcattttcaagcttttccacccaacgcatgcatgccattgtcgagtctatctcttttctggttagagataggaatatatcgctgctgactacgtcaggatgatcgtaagcagtgataattgtcttttctcctgctgccaggaatgtgttgttgatgtcttcagagatgatctttttgatgtagtcaagagccatggccttcatccagggaatgctagaattcggttggccgttgtatgctacacaggctggttgaagatatcttctttgaataattctcacataatgatatggaggaatatattcaacttcaccatctgtcttctggatccattccggaggtgtggatctgaacttcagacgaagcatacagttgtcttttctgatgttcttgaccgtgttgacaataataggcggcaagcctctcagatcatcattagttttagtccataaattatggacaaaaccattttcaacaagccatagcttgtgttcttgaggatgttcactctgaacatttaccaggtatcttccaacatatggtcctgagacaataaagagggttggaggaactaggttttcaggattgtgccttcctatcagattatggaattcataccaatctgattcattgagtgctatgatagggaccctagcactttctggactttcaaggaaggatagtttttctttccttacagcactctgctgtgtatgaagctcttcaccttgtggtctaccattctcgtagagttcttcagctaatgcaaacagagctgggaacattaatccactgcttctttcttgaaaggcaaataagagattatccaggattgccttctggtgatacgctagtctcctgccagttctgaacacaggagtatcaaaagttcttaattcataattaaaaacatttataactccactaggagttggtctgctttttggcaaagcagcagccgtcaacggtcttgatgtgcctttaccgtctgccgtttgagacgggctagccaatcctttaccctgggattgatcagttgaggccaagccttttgagcttagcagaaaccttttaaggattttctccttggtttcttttggatcttcttcagattcctgttctttcccagtccttctgcttctgggattacgaccttcgtcgtcttctctttggctgaacattgccagttctctggtcaatgcgtctggaagatagttcttgtttcctgcaattaattcaacagtataatcatattggttaagaaacaattgccagttggctaatcttcctctatcagcagctttgtcaagtttaaaatttttaaaattctttactctagcacaatcggtgcggacagtaaaggtttttcccagataagctggagaatttaaaatcgttttcttgacagctagaATTtccttttcccctgtgggataattcagttctgcagggctgaacttgccactacaaaatttgcagatcttttcaatgttagttccaggcgctctcgccagaacaacaccggaccagtaattatcactcgcatctgtctggaggataacttcatcattctcttctggttgttgaagaggagggaggttcttgcagaggtcttttatctgcttcacgatcttttcatcatcttctgtgaagttccattttcttttggaacttgtcttgggagataacattgctgttaaccctgagattctagggatgaaatctctcccataatttatgacaccaaggaatctctctagactcttagcatcaggaattttgtctgggaacttccagatcttttcaaggatgtgaggttggagctttatgactccattcttgatgtttattcctaggaaatcaacttcatcgaggataaagaagattttcttctcacctaggataattccatgctggactatcagctttgttacctcgtggaggtgcttcatgtgttcttctctgtttttggagaagaccaggatgtcatctatgtagacgacgcagaactccgctacatgcttgaagatgttgtccatctttctttgaaagattgagggagcttgcttgaggccaaaaggcattactagccactcgtaatgaccttgtggtgttccaaatgcagtgagaggtacactctcaggatgcatcttgacctgccagaaacccgactttgcatcgaatttcgaaaagactttagctcctctgagctggttgatcaggactctgacttgagcgatctgatatccgtctttgacagtcttcttattgacatctctgtagtcaataaccattctagcttttcctcttagattctctgcatgatttctcacgtagaatgctggagcatgatgagggctagtggaaggttgaattaatctcttcttcaggagatcttcaatatcacttctgaattctttttgatcttcctctttgtactgaggaatggctttgacatggcagatagcattcatgtcatgcaatctcaattcacagaccactgggtctttttcccaaaacttctgaggatttgtatccacattctgctcgagtagtttcttgattttgtcaagagtgggagtttgttgagactcaagcttgttctgaaagtgcttgaggttgtgctcatggatgaaactagcttcttcatcttcactagcttcttcttcttcttctgaagattcttcaacaagcagttcttcttgttgtttgatttggagtatgggttgaattttgggtttgtagggggtaagatcaccactattctgt belongs to Rosa chinensis cultivar Old Blush chromosome 4, RchiOBHm-V2, whole genome shotgun sequence and includes:
- the LOC112198598 gene encoding uncharacterized protein LOC112198598 gives rise to the protein MQNRPPGTLPSTTVPNPKGESVVELHAMTLRSGKQLEEPIRAKEKSQEALEEEKESKNEAENIKNRNLAIHRPVGKTRRPVDGLCVPGSEAHRPVGETRRPIVTEKSNFDHSKEIRQPVENRGTPNPLLNSFKANNDASIPMSSCIPFPRRFMNSKKEQHEKDILETFRKVQVNIPLLDAIKQVPKYAKFLKELCTNKRRYKDKETVALNEEVFAVLLRKLPPKLKDPGRFTIPCTIGERRFEKALLDLGASINLMPYTVYETLKLGDQKDTQVTIQLADRSIAYPKGIVEDVLVQVAELIFPADFFVLEMEPEPMPYNLPLILGRPFMRTARTKIDVYEGTLTMEFDGDIICFNIFEAMRYPNDVHTCFSIDAFDYLVQDTFNASVGEDKLKSTLELGLEQNDFQLVEGDTSTGQMQGKDTNPRVSNDVVWNHEFMETVDALEARPQVQGKPPNFISLPVSDAKLVPSVIQAPKLELKPLPDHLKYAYLGDNETLPVIIASNLSAHEEAKLV